The following are encoded in a window of Pirellulales bacterium genomic DNA:
- a CDS encoding redoxin domain-containing protein, producing MIMPRVSIFVAGLTLAALLSGTASRARAVEASADRPQIGAKIDGLQFKDIRYLKRSLSDLGQHAAYVLVFLNTDCPVAKRYLPKLKALHADFESRDVQLVGVYCSPNDTVMAMAAHALENDLKFPVVKDEDHSVCSALGIERVPQVAVLDGSMQLIYRGRIDDQYRPGGTQAAPSRDDLKLAVDELLAGKQVAVSETPVDGCKVTAPRDPSFEAPITFHKDIAPILQARCQQCHHEGTAAPFGLVSYDDVSTHAEMIAEVVRDGQMPPWYASPSYNKFSNDPAMTQQERDKVAAWVKAGTPEGNPADAPPALQFADTEWRIGEPDLKITMKKPKKVQAEGLIPYDYVVLPYTFPADTYVQAIEILPHNPRVVHHCNMAYIQMGKGLGDFKAGAETFITGYVPGGMPMDLRNDDPSLPRVALRIPAKSSLVLQIHHVTTGKPEESVISVGFKYAKGRVDKTTQHAIIDPRGLEIAPFDPMWGLSGSFKLKNNVTLLGLFTHMHVRGRDMTFTATYPDGRKETLLQIPNYNFEWQLGYLCNNHLPVGATIEAVAHYDNSKFNAYNPDPTRVVPYGDQTIDEMFNGFVFWINDDEQLNLQIDPKTGTVAGEAKPEDQASN from the coding sequence ATGATCATGCCGCGCGTGTCGATTTTCGTTGCTGGGTTGACTCTCGCAGCTCTGCTGAGCGGCACCGCCTCCCGCGCTAGGGCGGTCGAAGCGAGCGCCGACCGTCCGCAGATCGGCGCCAAGATCGATGGCCTGCAGTTCAAGGACATCCGGTACCTGAAGCGCAGCCTGAGCGATCTGGGCCAACATGCCGCGTACGTGCTCGTCTTTTTGAACACCGATTGCCCGGTGGCCAAACGCTATCTGCCCAAGCTCAAGGCGCTGCACGCTGATTTCGAGTCGCGCGATGTGCAACTGGTAGGCGTCTACTGCTCGCCGAACGACACGGTCATGGCGATGGCCGCGCACGCCTTGGAAAACGATCTGAAATTCCCCGTGGTCAAGGACGAGGATCACTCGGTCTGCAGCGCCCTGGGAATCGAACGGGTGCCGCAGGTGGCCGTGCTCGACGGCTCGATGCAATTGATCTATCGCGGTCGGATTGACGACCAGTACCGCCCCGGCGGGACGCAAGCGGCGCCCTCGCGCGATGACCTGAAGCTGGCGGTCGACGAGTTGCTCGCCGGGAAGCAGGTCGCGGTGAGTGAAACCCCGGTCGACGGCTGCAAGGTGACCGCGCCGCGCGATCCGAGCTTCGAAGCACCCATCACGTTCCACAAAGACATCGCCCCGATTCTGCAGGCCCGTTGCCAGCAGTGTCATCACGAGGGCACCGCGGCGCCGTTCGGGCTGGTGAGCTACGACGACGTGTCGACGCACGCGGAGATGATTGCCGAAGTCGTGCGCGACGGGCAAATGCCGCCCTGGTACGCCAGCCCCAGCTACAACAAGTTCAGCAACGACCCGGCCATGACTCAGCAAGAGCGCGACAAAGTTGCGGCCTGGGTCAAGGCGGGCACACCCGAGGGGAACCCCGCCGACGCACCGCCGGCACTGCAATTTGCCGATACCGAATGGCGCATCGGCGAGCCGGACCTGAAGATCACGATGAAGAAGCCCAAGAAGGTGCAGGCCGAGGGGCTGATTCCGTACGACTACGTCGTGCTGCCCTACACCTTCCCGGCCGACACCTATGTCCAGGCCATCGAGATCCTGCCCCACAACCCCCGCGTGGTACATCACTGCAACATGGCCTATATCCAGATGGGCAAGGGGCTGGGCGATTTCAAGGCCGGCGCCGAGACGTTCATCACCGGTTATGTGCCCGGCGGCATGCCGATGGACCTGCGCAACGACGATCCTTCATTGCCGAGAGTCGCCCTGCGGATTCCTGCCAAATCGTCCCTGGTACTGCAGATCCATCACGTGACGACCGGCAAGCCCGAGGAATCGGTGATCTCCGTCGGCTTCAAGTATGCCAAGGGCCGCGTCGACAAGACGACGCAGCACGCGATCATCGACCCGCGCGGCCTGGAGATCGCGCCGTTCGACCCCATGTGGGGCCTCAGCGGCTCGTTCAAACTCAAGAACAACGTGACGCTGTTGGGGCTGTTCACCCACATGCACGTGCGCGGTCGTGACATGACGTTCACGGCCACGTATCCCGATGGCCGCAAGGAGACGTTGCTGCAGATTCCGAACTACAACTTCGAGTGGCAGTTGGGCTACCTCTGCAACAATCACCTGCCCGTCGGCGCGACCATCGAGGCCGTAGCACATTACGACAACTCGAAGTTCAACGCCTACAATCCTGACCCGACGCGCGTCGTGCCCTACGGCGATCAGACCATCGACGAGATGTTCAACGGTTTCGTCTTCTGGATCAACGACGACGAGCAGCTCAATCTGCAGATCGACCCGAAAACCGGCACGGTCGCCGGCGAGGCCAAGCCCGAGGACCAGGCCAGCAACTGA
- a CDS encoding arylsulfatase, whose protein sequence is MLRAHKNLTVPLVLCLALAGGWLFGSLPQGILAGAEEASTAVDLPQPDPPFTGKIEESYLDSKPSYPLPLKAPKGSPNVLIILLDDVGFGMCSTFGGPVPTPHLDKLASNGLKYTRFHTTALCSPTRAALLAGRNHHSCGTGVIIEMGTGYPGYTGIIPKSTALVSRILCDNGYATAMFGKWHNTPERDISPAGPFDRWPTGLGFEYFYGFNQGEAHQYYPTLYRNTSSVLAPKTPEQGYHFTEDMTDEAIAWTNNVRAADRDKPWFCYFSTGAVHAPHHVPKSWRDKYRGKFDYGWDKQRELTHARQLELGIIPPGTRLTPRPKEIPAWDSLPADNRRVYLRLMENYAAYMAHTDHHVGRLLDSLEASGELENTLVFYIVGDNGASPEGGLEGTFSELASLLGIDLGLQSTINRLDEIGGPSSEPHVPVGWAWAMDAPFQWTKQVASHFGGTRNPLVVHWPKRIKARGEQRTQFHHVIDVVPTILEASGIAEPKVVDGIPQKPIEGVSMIYTFDDAHALSRRTTQYFEMKCNRAIYHDGWVACSRFGTPLDRGAVATRFEDAPWELYNIEQDFSQAIDLAAKHPDKLQALQSKFLEEAKKYDVLPFDPRFAERMDPKLRVAGDPPTSWTYFGNRVWLPEPIGPQLFPRGFSLIADLDIPAGGAEGVIACAGAFSAGWSLYIKSGKPVFRYTFFEIADVTIPGTIEVPPGKVAIKLEFAPDGSKLGGGAVHLFVNGQPAGTGQLERSAFRHGLEPFEIGRDSITPVDPAYKDRGVFEFSGTIEKVAFAVSNQ, encoded by the coding sequence ATGTTGCGCGCCCACAAAAACCTGACTGTTCCGCTGGTTCTGTGCTTGGCCCTGGCCGGCGGCTGGCTATTCGGATCGCTGCCGCAAGGCATCCTGGCCGGGGCGGAAGAAGCATCGACGGCGGTCGATCTGCCGCAGCCCGACCCTCCATTCACGGGCAAGATTGAAGAGAGCTACCTCGACTCGAAGCCCAGCTACCCCTTGCCGCTCAAGGCTCCCAAGGGCAGCCCGAATGTATTGATCATCTTGTTGGACGACGTGGGCTTTGGCATGTGCTCGACGTTCGGCGGGCCGGTGCCGACGCCACATCTGGACAAGCTGGCCAGCAACGGCCTGAAGTACACCCGGTTCCACACCACCGCGTTGTGCAGCCCGACGCGCGCCGCGCTGTTGGCCGGCCGCAATCACCACTCCTGCGGCACCGGCGTGATCATCGAAATGGGCACCGGCTACCCGGGCTACACGGGCATCATTCCGAAAAGCACCGCGCTCGTTTCCCGGATCTTGTGTGACAACGGCTATGCCACGGCGATGTTCGGCAAATGGCACAACACGCCCGAACGCGACATCAGCCCGGCAGGTCCGTTCGACCGCTGGCCGACGGGCCTGGGGTTCGAGTATTTCTACGGCTTCAACCAGGGCGAGGCGCACCAGTACTACCCCACGCTGTATCGCAACACCTCGTCCGTCCTGGCGCCCAAGACGCCTGAGCAGGGGTATCATTTCACCGAGGACATGACCGACGAGGCGATTGCCTGGACCAACAATGTGCGGGCCGCCGATCGCGACAAGCCGTGGTTCTGCTACTTCAGCACCGGTGCCGTGCATGCGCCGCACCATGTGCCCAAGTCCTGGCGCGACAAGTACCGCGGCAAGTTCGATTACGGCTGGGACAAGCAGCGCGAGCTGACCCACGCGCGGCAACTGGAACTGGGCATCATCCCGCCTGGCACCCGGCTGACGCCGCGACCCAAGGAAATCCCGGCTTGGGATAGCCTGCCGGCCGACAACCGGCGCGTGTACCTGCGGCTCATGGAGAACTATGCCGCATATATGGCCCACACCGACCACCACGTGGGCCGGCTGCTCGACAGCCTCGAAGCGTCCGGCGAGCTCGAAAACACGCTCGTCTTCTACATCGTCGGCGACAACGGCGCCAGTCCCGAGGGTGGTCTCGAGGGCACCTTCAGCGAGTTGGCCAGCCTGCTAGGAATCGACCTGGGGCTGCAGAGCACGATCAACCGTCTCGATGAAATCGGCGGGCCTTCGAGCGAGCCGCACGTGCCCGTCGGCTGGGCGTGGGCGATGGACGCGCCCTTCCAATGGACCAAGCAGGTCGCCAGCCATTTTGGCGGCACGCGGAATCCGCTGGTCGTGCACTGGCCCAAGCGGATCAAGGCCCGCGGCGAACAGCGCACGCAGTTTCACCACGTGATCGACGTGGTGCCCACGATCCTCGAGGCCAGCGGAATTGCCGAGCCGAAGGTGGTCGACGGTATCCCGCAAAAGCCCATCGAAGGCGTCTCGATGATCTATACCTTCGACGATGCGCATGCCCTGAGCCGGCGCACTACCCAGTACTTCGAAATGAAGTGCAATCGTGCCATCTATCACGACGGCTGGGTCGCGTGCAGCCGCTTTGGAACGCCGCTCGACAGGGGAGCCGTGGCCACGCGTTTTGAGGACGCTCCCTGGGAGCTGTACAACATCGAGCAAGACTTCAGCCAGGCCATCGATCTGGCAGCCAAGCACCCCGACAAGCTGCAAGCGCTGCAGTCCAAGTTCCTGGAGGAAGCCAAAAAGTACGACGTGCTGCCGTTTGACCCGCGCTTTGCGGAACGGATGGACCCCAAATTGCGCGTCGCCGGCGACCCACCGACCAGTTGGACATATTTCGGTAACCGGGTCTGGCTGCCCGAGCCGATCGGCCCACAGCTCTTTCCGCGCGGGTTTTCCCTCATCGCCGATCTCGATATTCCGGCGGGAGGTGCCGAGGGAGTGATTGCCTGCGCCGGCGCGTTTTCGGCCGGATGGTCGCTGTATATCAAGTCGGGCAAGCCCGTGTTTCGGTACACGTTCTTCGAGATTGCCGATGTGACCATCCCGGGCACCATCGAGGTGCCGCCGGGCAAAGTGGCGATCAAGCTCGAATTTGCTCCTGACGGATCGAAATTGGGCGGCGGCGCCGTCCACCTGTTCGTCAACGGCCAGCCGGCGGGGACCGGCCAGCTCGAGCGTTCCGCATTCCGGCACGGTCTCGAACCGTTCGAAATTGGGCGAGATTCGATCACACCGGTCGATCCGGCCTACAAGGACCGGGGTGTATTCGAGTTTTCAGGCACCATTGAAAAGGTCGCTTTTGCGGTCAGCAACCAGTGA
- a CDS encoding SDR family oxidoreductase — translation MALQSAQPQPELRGQAAVITGATSGIGRAIALELARAGADIFVHGRSSPERLASLRAAVEALGARVEGLLADLADERGQDTLVQGAFAWRPDLSIWINNAGVDVLTGANRELPYEQKLAALWRVDVAATIRLTRAVGQRLAAAAGGVILNMGWDQAEHGMGGDSGELFAASKGAVIAFTRSAALSLSPKVRVNCLAPGWIKTAWGEQASDYWQQRAIKESQLARWGTPEDVARVARWLVSPGAAYVHGQVVAINGGPKAI, via the coding sequence ATCGCCTTGCAATCGGCCCAACCCCAACCTGAGCTGCGGGGGCAAGCAGCGGTCATCACCGGGGCCACCTCGGGAATTGGCCGCGCCATCGCCCTCGAACTCGCCCGAGCAGGTGCGGATATCTTCGTTCACGGGCGCTCCTCGCCCGAGCGGCTGGCCAGTTTGCGCGCCGCGGTCGAAGCCTTAGGTGCGCGAGTCGAGGGGCTCTTGGCGGACCTGGCCGACGAACGGGGGCAGGACACGCTCGTCCAAGGGGCCTTTGCCTGGCGACCCGACTTGTCCATCTGGATCAACAACGCCGGGGTCGACGTGCTGACGGGGGCCAATCGGGAATTGCCCTACGAGCAGAAGCTGGCGGCGTTGTGGCGCGTCGACGTTGCCGCCACGATCCGCCTGACGCGCGCCGTGGGCCAACGCCTCGCCGCGGCCGCCGGCGGCGTGATCCTGAACATGGGTTGGGACCAGGCCGAGCACGGAATGGGTGGCGACAGCGGCGAATTGTTTGCCGCCTCGAAGGGAGCCGTGATCGCCTTCACGCGCAGCGCGGCGCTCTCACTGTCGCCCAAGGTGCGAGTCAATTGCCTGGCCCCGGGCTGGATCAAGACGGCCTGGGGAGAGCAGGCCTCGGACTATTGGCAGCAGCGGGCCATCAAAGAAAGCCAGTTGGCCCGCTGGGGTACGCCGGAAGACGTGGCCCGGGTGGCCCGCTGGCTGGTCTCGCCCGGTGCGGCCTACGTGCATGGCCAGGTCGTCGCGATCAACGGCGGGCCGAAAGCGATTTGA
- a CDS encoding dihydropteroate synthase yields MPREHIHFVTGRLAEPLLRRVLEELAPRAGFEYTIDVLKISVAALLSTEWVAPRVSVPPGAARVVLPGYCSGDLVLVRAAAGVDVVRGPKDLRRLPEWFGGGETAAPSAYGEYDIEILAEINHANRLDRETLLSQAADLRESGADVIDVGCTPGEPWSAVGDAIRALRDAGHRIAIDSFDPQEVAAAVRSGAELVLSVNATNRQAAADWGVEVVAVPDVPADLAGLDATVQLLDAQRVPYRVDPILEPIGFGFAASLQRYFEVRRRWPHVEMLMGIGNLTELTDVDSAGVNVLLLAICQELGIRSVLTTQVINWARGSVRECDLARRLVHYAVEERALPKHVEPRLVMLRDPRVLRYGTAALEAMAEQIKDYNFRLFAEDGQLHALAGGQLFSDDDPFALFARMVAASPKPLTADHAFYLGYELSKAVTALTLGKDYRQDQALDWGLLTRPEKPHRQRPHDGQGAREDAGGEETPP; encoded by the coding sequence ATGCCACGCGAGCACATCCACTTTGTCACCGGGCGTCTGGCCGAGCCCTTGCTGCGGCGCGTGCTTGAAGAGCTTGCGCCGCGCGCCGGTTTCGAATACACGATCGACGTACTCAAGATTTCGGTGGCGGCTTTGCTGTCGACCGAATGGGTCGCTCCCCGGGTCAGCGTGCCCCCGGGCGCGGCGCGGGTCGTTCTGCCGGGCTACTGTAGTGGCGATCTGGTGTTGGTACGCGCCGCGGCGGGCGTCGACGTGGTGCGCGGACCCAAGGACCTGCGCCGGCTGCCGGAATGGTTTGGCGGTGGTGAGACAGCCGCGCCGAGCGCCTACGGCGAGTATGACATCGAGATCCTGGCCGAAATTAATCACGCCAACCGGTTGGATCGTGAAACGCTCCTCAGCCAGGCGGCCGACCTGCGCGAGTCGGGCGCCGACGTGATCGACGTCGGATGCACGCCGGGCGAGCCCTGGTCGGCTGTGGGCGATGCCATTCGGGCCTTGCGCGATGCCGGCCATCGCATCGCGATCGACAGCTTCGATCCGCAGGAAGTCGCCGCGGCCGTGCGATCTGGCGCGGAGCTGGTGTTGTCCGTCAATGCGACGAATCGGCAGGCTGCCGCCGACTGGGGCGTCGAGGTCGTGGCGGTGCCGGACGTGCCGGCCGATCTTGCGGGGCTCGACGCGACCGTTCAGTTGCTCGACGCGCAGCGTGTGCCCTACCGTGTCGATCCGATCTTGGAGCCGATTGGCTTTGGCTTTGCCGCGAGCTTGCAGCGCTATTTCGAGGTGCGTCGCCGCTGGCCCCACGTCGAGATGCTGATGGGCATCGGCAACCTCACCGAGCTGACCGACGTCGATTCGGCGGGTGTCAACGTATTGCTGTTGGCCATTTGCCAGGAGCTGGGCATTCGTAGCGTGTTGACGACGCAGGTGATCAACTGGGCTCGCGGCTCGGTGCGCGAATGCGACCTGGCGCGGCGGCTGGTGCACTATGCCGTCGAAGAGCGGGCCCTGCCCAAGCACGTCGAGCCGCGGTTGGTCATGCTGCGCGATCCTCGGGTGTTGCGCTATGGCACGGCCGCGCTGGAGGCCATGGCCGAACAGATCAAGGACTACAACTTTCGCTTGTTTGCCGAAGACGGCCAGTTGCACGCGTTGGCCGGGGGCCAATTGTTCAGCGACGACGACCCTTTCGCCTTGTTCGCGCGAATGGTGGCCGCTTCTCCCAAGCCGCTGACGGCCGATCACGCCTTTTACTTGGGCTACGAGCTGTCCAAGGCTGTCACCGCTTTGACGCTCGGTAAGGACTACCGGCAGGACCAGGCGCTCGATTGGGGGCTGCTGACGCGACCCGAGAAGCCGCATCGCCAACGCCCGCACGATGGACAGGGCGCGCGCGAGGACGCCGGTGGCGAGGAGACGCCGCCGTGA
- a CDS encoding anthranilate synthase component I family protein, which yields MTTVIPPPVVVELASPPEPQEALARLAHLPHVVFFDSARRDSRLGRYSFLAADPFAFYSAPAAAVDSIGELASRAAQWTAERVAELPPFQGGLAGLFSYELGRQLERLPSPTWDEFSLPAVAIGWYDTVVAWDHLQGRAWIISHGFPERDKSRRAARAQLRAQTVGQLLARPRRHLEPPREHPAPQGPAVLAAAQLAPSFAVPGPAGLVSNFDRSAYLGAVERAIEYILAGDVFQVNLAQRLLFPAHGSSLELYARLRERNPATFAAYFDGGDFQLASATPERFLKVADRRVEARPIKGTRRRTRQPEADLFAGDDLQESAKDRAENVMIVDLLRNDLSRVCRPESVTVTQLCGLETYEFVQHLVSAVQGTLDDDVAPLDLLRAAFPGGSVTGAPKIRAMEIISELERVARGPYCGCLGYLGFDGTMDTNILIRTITSSRGWWQLPVGGGIVVGSEPSNEYEETWHKAEGLLRALN from the coding sequence GTGACGACGGTCATACCCCCGCCCGTGGTCGTGGAACTCGCCTCGCCGCCCGAACCGCAAGAGGCCTTGGCCCGACTGGCCCACCTGCCGCACGTGGTTTTCTTCGACAGCGCGCGGCGCGACAGCCGGCTGGGACGCTACTCGTTCTTGGCGGCTGATCCCTTTGCCTTTTATTCCGCGCCGGCGGCGGCAGTCGACTCGATCGGCGAACTGGCGAGCCGCGCGGCACAGTGGACGGCCGAGCGCGTCGCGGAACTGCCGCCCTTTCAGGGTGGTCTGGCCGGCTTGTTCAGTTACGAATTGGGCCGGCAATTGGAACGCCTGCCGAGTCCGACCTGGGACGAGTTTTCGCTGCCCGCGGTGGCAATCGGCTGGTACGACACGGTCGTGGCCTGGGATCACCTGCAGGGGCGCGCTTGGATCATCTCGCATGGATTCCCTGAACGCGACAAGTCCCGGCGCGCCGCACGTGCGCAATTGCGCGCACAAACCGTCGGCCAGCTCCTTGCTCGTCCACGACGGCATCTCGAGCCGCCGCGTGAACACCCTGCACCGCAGGGCCCCGCCGTGCTGGCGGCTGCTCAGCTTGCGCCGAGTTTCGCCGTGCCCGGCCCAGCGGGGCTGGTCAGCAACTTCGACCGGTCGGCGTATCTCGGTGCGGTCGAGCGGGCCATCGAGTACATCCTGGCTGGGGACGTGTTTCAGGTGAACCTGGCGCAGCGGCTGCTGTTCCCGGCGCACGGCAGTTCGCTGGAGCTGTATGCCAGGCTGCGCGAACGCAATCCCGCCACGTTTGCGGCCTATTTCGACGGCGGCGATTTTCAGCTCGCCAGCGCCACGCCGGAGCGTTTTCTGAAGGTCGCCGACCGTCGCGTCGAGGCCCGGCCCATCAAGGGCACACGCCGCCGGACGCGTCAGCCCGAGGCCGACTTGTTCGCCGGGGATGACTTGCAGGAAAGCGCCAAGGACCGCGCCGAAAACGTGATGATCGTCGACCTGCTGCGCAACGACTTGTCGCGGGTGTGTCGGCCCGAGAGCGTGACGGTCACTCAATTGTGCGGGCTGGAGACGTACGAGTTCGTCCAGCACCTGGTCTCGGCCGTGCAGGGTACGCTCGACGACGACGTCGCGCCGCTCGATCTGCTGCGGGCAGCATTTCCGGGCGGGTCGGTGACCGGCGCACCGAAAATTCGCGCCATGGAGATCATTTCCGAACTGGAGCGCGTCGCGCGCGGGCCCTATTGTGGCTGCCTGGGCTATTTGGGTTTCGACGGCACGATGGACACCAACATCCTGATCCGCACGATCACCTCCAGCCGTGGCTGGTGGCAGTTGCCCGTCGGCGGCGGCATCGTCGTAGGCAGCGAGCCGAGCAACGAATACGAGGAGACCTGGCACAAGGCCGAAGGTCTGTTGCGCGCACTGAATTGA
- a CDS encoding aminodeoxychorismate/anthranilate synthase component II → MILLVDNFDSFVHNLARYLRRLGQVVQVVRNDAVDVAAVRELRPGALVLSPGPCAPAQAGACLDLVRALAAEVPILGVCLGHQVIAEALGGHVVRSPEPRHGRPSPIVHDGTGLFAGLPSPFSAGRYHSLLVDEATLPAVLRVTARTATGLPMALEHSQAPIFGVQFHPESILTEHGYELLANFLRSAGLAVRLPLPSLQDEISAPRPSDRALPTRPVTF, encoded by the coding sequence ATGATCCTCCTGGTCGACAACTTCGACAGCTTCGTGCACAACCTGGCGCGCTACCTGCGACGCCTAGGCCAGGTGGTGCAGGTCGTGCGCAACGATGCCGTCGACGTCGCGGCGGTGCGCGAGCTGCGACCCGGCGCGCTGGTGCTTTCGCCTGGTCCGTGCGCCCCGGCGCAGGCCGGCGCGTGCCTCGACCTGGTTCGTGCGCTGGCCGCCGAAGTACCGATCTTGGGCGTCTGCCTGGGCCACCAGGTGATCGCCGAGGCGCTCGGTGGGCACGTCGTGCGGTCGCCCGAGCCGCGCCATGGCAGGCCCTCGCCGATCGTTCATGACGGTACCGGACTTTTCGCCGGCTTGCCGAGCCCTTTCTCGGCCGGGCGTTACCATTCCTTGCTGGTCGACGAGGCGACCCTGCCGGCTGTGCTGCGCGTCACGGCCCGGACTGCCACGGGCTTGCCGATGGCGTTGGAGCATTCCCAAGCACCGATCTTCGGCGTCCAGTTTCATCCCGAATCGATCCTGACCGAACATGGCTACGAGCTGCTGGCCAATTTTCTGCGCAGCGCAGGGCTGGCCGTACGCCTGCCGTTACCGTCTTTGCAAGACGAAATCAGCGCGCCGCGTCCGAGCGATCGAGCCTTGCCGACTCGTCCGGTTACCTTTTGA
- a CDS encoding DUF447 family protein, whose product MILEGIVTTTNTDGSINVAPMGPFVESFPFARLRLRPFQTSTSYANLLRTRAGVFHVVDDVELLVRAALGLWEHPPAFQATPVAAGAVLTDACRWYAFTVTKIDDRPPRADMEAEVTAQGTLHEFAGFNRAKHAIVEACILATRIEILPAGQIRDELARLTLPVEKTAGRQELRAWALLHDFFAAKLG is encoded by the coding sequence TTGATCCTCGAGGGAATTGTCACGACGACCAACACCGACGGCTCGATCAATGTCGCGCCGATGGGACCGTTCGTCGAATCGTTTCCGTTCGCGCGGTTGCGCTTGCGCCCCTTTCAGACTTCGACGAGCTACGCCAATTTGTTGCGGACGCGAGCCGGAGTGTTTCACGTGGTCGACGACGTCGAATTGCTGGTCCGGGCGGCGCTCGGTCTCTGGGAACATCCCCCTGCGTTTCAAGCCACGCCGGTGGCCGCCGGCGCCGTGTTGACGGACGCCTGCCGGTGGTACGCGTTTACCGTCACCAAGATTGACGATCGACCGCCCCGGGCCGACATGGAAGCCGAGGTCACGGCGCAGGGCACACTACATGAATTCGCCGGCTTCAATCGGGCCAAGCATGCCATCGTCGAGGCGTGTATCCTTGCGACGCGGATCGAGATCTTGCCTGCCGGGCAGATTCGCGACGAGTTGGCCCGGCTGACGCTGCCGGTCGAAAAGACGGCCGGCCGGCAAGAACTGCGGGCCTGGGCACTGCTCCACGATTTCTTCGCGGCGAAATTGGGCTAG
- a CDS encoding beta-ribofuranosylaminobenzene 5'-phosphate synthase, whose amino-acid sequence MANRQVEVRAPARLHFGMFGFGAGMHRQFGGIGVMLDGPHVRLRAQPAARLEVVGEDAQRAAEAARRWSTAAGEEPRCRVEVIEALPAHQGLGSGTQLALAVAAALDAFEGRSRRPAIELARIVERGRRSAVGVHGFDLGGLIVEAGKAPGETIAPLVEHATLPADWRIALILPHTSPGLSGEPERAAFADLPPVPAATTAELWHIANEELLPAVHTGDFACFATSVYRFGYLAGECFAKAQGGPYAGPVVAGLIERIRAAGFTGVGQSSWGPGVFVWLPDASAERALREALPAPVQLRLTRPAPCGAAVELS is encoded by the coding sequence ATGGCAAACCGCCAGGTCGAAGTTCGTGCCCCGGCTCGCCTGCACTTCGGCATGTTCGGCTTCGGTGCCGGCATGCATCGCCAATTTGGCGGCATTGGCGTGATGCTCGACGGACCGCACGTTCGGCTGCGAGCGCAGCCTGCAGCACGGTTGGAAGTCGTCGGAGAAGACGCCCAGCGCGCCGCTGAAGCGGCGCGGCGCTGGTCCACCGCTGCCGGCGAGGAACCGCGCTGCCGCGTCGAGGTGATCGAGGCGCTGCCCGCGCATCAAGGGCTTGGCAGCGGTACGCAATTGGCCCTGGCCGTGGCCGCGGCACTCGACGCCTTCGAGGGCCGCAGCCGGCGCCCGGCCATCGAGTTGGCGCGAATCGTCGAGCGCGGCCGCCGCAGCGCCGTGGGAGTTCATGGTTTCGACCTGGGAGGGCTCATCGTCGAGGCGGGCAAAGCCCCTGGCGAAACGATCGCTCCGTTGGTTGAACATGCCACATTGCCGGCCGACTGGCGCATCGCCCTGATTCTGCCGCACACGTCCCCCGGTTTGTCGGGGGAACCTGAACGGGCCGCCTTTGCCGACCTGCCGCCCGTACCGGCGGCAACCACCGCTGAGCTCTGGCACATCGCGAACGAGGAACTGTTGCCGGCGGTTCACACCGGCGATTTTGCATGCTTCGCCACGAGCGTTTACCGTTTCGGGTACCTCGCAGGTGAATGTTTCGCGAAGGCACAAGGCGGGCCCTACGCAGGGCCGGTCGTCGCCGGGCTGATCGAGCGGATCCGCGCCGCAGGCTTCACCGGCGTCGGCCAAAGCAGTTGGGGACCAGGTGTCTTTGTCTGGCTTCCGGATGCGTCGGCCGAACGCGCATTGCGCGAGGCCCTGCCTGCTCCCGTGCAGCTACGCCTGACTCGGCCGGCGCCATGTGGGGCCGCCGTCGAGTTGTCTTAG
- a CDS encoding zinc ribbon domain-containing protein, translated as MSIQVTCPNGHVLKVKDKYAGQTGLCPRCQARIYVPEPAAAPLSEDAIVDLLGPPSRVDLDAMPVHQESRHLSDSGDSLMGGSSVHAGGPSRECPKCRKHVAATYRICPHCWTYFSDSSSSSINKKVRMSCPSCAAEVIPGDQFCPGCGVHLRPA; from the coding sequence ATGTCGATCCAGGTTACGTGTCCCAATGGGCACGTTCTCAAGGTCAAAGACAAGTACGCCGGTCAAACCGGTCTATGTCCTCGTTGCCAGGCGCGAATCTACGTGCCTGAACCTGCCGCGGCTCCGCTTTCTGAAGACGCGATCGTCGATCTGCTGGGACCCCCGTCGCGCGTCGATCTGGATGCGATGCCCGTGCATCAAGAGTCCCGGCACCTGAGCGATTCGGGCGATTCGCTGATGGGTGGCTCCTCGGTCCACGCCGGCGGGCCATCGCGCGAATGTCCCAAGTGTCGCAAACACGTCGCGGCGACCTATCGTATCTGCCCGCACTGCTGGACCTATTTCTCCGACTCGAGCAGCTCGTCGATCAACAAGAAAGTGCGCATGTCTTGTCCGAGTTGCGCGGCCGAGGTGATTCCCGGCGACCAGTTCTGCCCGGGCTGCGGCGTGCATTTGCGCCCCGCGTGA